The proteins below are encoded in one region of Neorhodopirellula lusitana:
- a CDS encoding dockerin type I domain-containing protein: protein MFERLEDRRLLAVMKGDIALAIDAAQTEFDQAFDQVLIQNGLDVDLPIFDKKLSEAFDLSVLTSEAVQTGVDFLTTNQAPDAALTVAQALPLLSSRTGGEIAAVNSSVSDAAVEFDLVITVDLTDVEIPLPSSIDFGAIGIEITLPSVQPFQSSVQLTARTRLRIEDATVTNDTDGISNEASPSSTNITFGANLSAAPVQLDGDVAGVLAYKGQIDFRYAPSVVADFGLGNSFIPLTQLDGELNRTTVQNESTIIVPVVIELDPSDSGAAKYLPELGYKTEFLVDVANASIGEDPAKAKVLFRGAEIAADHPDLRLAIIDNYAEGMVSKITEMIPDDVRDLLLGKTDVFAGLDINDLIGAKFGLGYDTPLDALFFLGVPQPVIDTVELILEVADFGTNSTPDETDKLGITFPIVKDPVAGVLDILAGRNTDLAIWRVNLVEKVLASYGFEGQPDKLQLKSDGFLLKVSDERLQVKFDFEQFKDDLKKRVSDSVGGVAADIVDYLATYLTKGLTGALSFDLGGRVEIGADTHFLTVNGGTLSDFADTFFIDTTEPILDLGFQIDVTASLAGAVGFGLSAPRLPTINDAKRELGNAKDCVGNAKQCVEDAADNAQNFINSITDSAGNIIPGLSFEDLEDRFKDAVVDLREGVGFVAGELTEAGKQAVDKLVELGEQGWEILTKLIGDLLSAEISLKLGLEAELALEDGAEPGKLRAGEFIADPLSKVCLLVGMNGGISAKSNFLGEIGYDVEIDFIDIPCVKTTTGGNNGDPKRVEEWFAEPIGSTIFIYGTASADDFRITKNTNGDILLFNGGAYQVFDFDPSDPDRIQTVHVDLRGELTPVDNRVDDTIRSKDGGNDSVTIASVFFDEIAVVVNGGSGSDVITAYDSRNDNFYDGEVAFSGGGGNDTLTGGNGPTNILLGDHESDLSIFGDDTINAGPGPAILLGQRGNDLLRGLQPNLDTENGSGGTMSGGLGFDQLDVGDFSDGDWLLVGGELVAENGQPTGADAGGFILGGPKDDTIIGGHAIFDAPLTSFVPILGTGDRSWLSGGPGDDFVFGTAGNDFLIGGELSGQSNSGADFLSGFEGTDLLSPANITTTRAVGIWAPYEVDFDENASQGEVILGGDLEDLFLIGPGLTDLSLYGGAENDVFLFSDNFVSPNGKVDEIGGDILIDGGGGNENRIAFNDLGGAAKNVVISASQITGLTDATISYRGVFDEPSTHDGIIVNASERNDEFLVSSVDVGDTWRIVANGGDDSFSVASTQRDNNGTLDDIRGRLSIIGGEDNDRIYLNDRSADNAAEEFHYLIEPDSVTDLPHLEASDRTFEGVFFDGTTEDLRLDGTDAANVFDVSPSVDTKFFIDGNLPETQRVCAADGDFLRLNTEGTLGRKLTITDVGDGFWSFDQPHQPVFFESIERFNHVDIIAVTEPAGAGSEPRVRVFDAETLEFKFEFLAYELDYENGVQVAVGDVNEDGLPDVVTIPGRLRAPDVRVFNGAPMVGAQGSEIPELGIPAMLTYGDEYLWGGQVAVGDVTGDGCNEIVTASGRNIETVKVFGHDPGIGNPNISQKPFTEIASFEPFEDLPQFMGGAYVAVADFDGDDDGNRRGDIVVGAGSGLPSKVRVFESDANLTFTQTRQIDDPEQDTEFGLQVTTGDINGDEIPDIITSRQSRGSSQVHVYDGQVSGSNTPIQTLTAFTDPSQTAPVLVSSADFNEDGLDDLYTTQGPDGRNDSEVRVFDQRNDQIGLVDTLSESQVSLAIQLDHDIRLTGTLDSLFNLLSLQEKWFSSETGQTFYLTPAGDFFQSNGANHADSELIASIDNCVYLHPPLLHQAFDTYLAANSDAEARVSAQGYAEPSLASTIVTNTLDLGPGSLRAAIEFANENPGPDSILFDIPGDGVHTITVNSALPTITDTVIIDGTNEPGFQDSPVVQIDGTTAGTGVNGFTIDADFTTIRGLVISGFTGNGLEVLSDHNIIAGNYIGTDATGLADQGNSRHGILVRNASGNTIGGLTQEDRNIVSGNDQFGIYLLGSGSTDNDIRGNFIGTDVTGLSELGNFGSGIVISNASFNLIGGRNEAARNVISGNLRSGIYLIRDGATDNQIAGNYIGTDVTGTRELGNRLSGVVIQDGSNNTVGAIEEVGGNIISANGEYGVRVFGTRAGENLIANNYIGTTTDGLSDLGNTLSGVLLSNSSDNGVDSNVISGNDQFGVYILGSGSTNNTIEGNFIGTDATGSNAIGNRGSGIVISNASRNLIGGTTPSAGNVISGNLRSGVYLLRDSANDNRIEGNYIGTDSTGMGDVGNRLSGVVVQSGANNTIGGTAVGAGNRIANNGADGISILNNQAFNNAITRNSIESNVGLGIDLGSNGAASNDAGDADTGANRLQNTATSLGVEVTVTGSTALIEFEYQVDTLPANATFPLTVEFFLSDASGQGIHFLTDDIYSTADQSTGLKLFSQSFPISSFSFTPEFGSATVTDAAGNTSEFSSAVPITLAAGGMGEPLALLAPTPKVAYDSLDVNRNGDVTSIDALMVINALNESETSKRTDVNEAIIQLDVNRDGSVTALDALLVINQLNQKDSASTELSVEERFDAVFAEMEQDAFNDDEILEESLLF from the coding sequence TTGTTTGAGCGACTCGAAGATCGACGTTTGCTCGCTGTGATGAAGGGAGATATTGCGTTGGCGATTGATGCTGCGCAGACAGAATTTGACCAAGCGTTTGACCAAGTCCTTATCCAGAATGGCCTCGACGTCGATTTGCCGATCTTTGACAAGAAGCTCTCAGAAGCTTTCGATTTGAGCGTTTTAACAAGTGAGGCTGTGCAAACAGGTGTCGACTTTTTGACAACCAACCAGGCACCCGATGCGGCACTAACTGTCGCCCAAGCATTGCCATTGTTGTCGTCCCGGACCGGTGGGGAGATCGCTGCCGTCAATAGTTCGGTCTCTGACGCAGCAGTCGAGTTTGATTTGGTAATAACCGTGGACCTGACCGACGTGGAGATTCCATTGCCCAGTTCAATCGATTTTGGTGCAATCGGAATCGAAATTACACTTCCCAGCGTGCAGCCGTTTCAGTCCTCAGTTCAGCTTACTGCACGCACACGACTCCGAATTGAGGACGCCACCGTTACCAACGATACCGATGGGATCTCGAACGAGGCTTCACCGTCTAGCACCAACATCACGTTTGGCGCAAACCTGAGTGCGGCGCCGGTACAGCTTGACGGTGATGTCGCCGGTGTTTTGGCTTATAAGGGGCAAATCGACTTCCGTTATGCGCCGAGTGTCGTGGCGGATTTTGGACTTGGCAATTCCTTCATCCCCTTAACCCAATTGGATGGAGAACTAAACCGGACAACCGTACAAAATGAATCGACGATTATTGTACCTGTTGTGATCGAATTGGACCCGAGTGATAGCGGAGCTGCGAAGTACTTACCTGAACTCGGGTACAAGACAGAGTTTCTCGTGGATGTAGCCAACGCGTCGATTGGCGAAGACCCCGCGAAAGCGAAAGTCCTGTTTAGAGGAGCGGAGATTGCTGCGGACCACCCAGACCTTCGATTGGCGATTATTGACAATTATGCGGAAGGAATGGTATCCAAGATCACCGAGATGATCCCAGACGATGTTAGGGATCTCCTGCTTGGGAAAACAGATGTATTCGCGGGCCTGGACATAAACGATCTGATTGGAGCGAAATTCGGATTGGGTTATGACACTCCTCTTGACGCTTTGTTTTTTTTAGGCGTTCCGCAGCCGGTTATCGATACCGTGGAGTTGATCCTAGAAGTTGCAGACTTCGGCACCAACTCAACTCCAGACGAGACCGACAAACTCGGCATCACATTTCCGATCGTAAAAGATCCCGTCGCTGGCGTCCTGGATATCCTCGCGGGACGAAATACGGACCTAGCGATTTGGCGAGTGAACTTAGTGGAAAAGGTCCTCGCTTCGTACGGATTTGAAGGGCAGCCAGACAAGCTACAGTTGAAAAGTGACGGTTTTTTACTTAAGGTTTCCGACGAACGGCTTCAGGTTAAATTCGATTTCGAGCAGTTTAAGGACGATCTGAAAAAACGCGTTTCAGACTCGGTAGGCGGCGTTGCCGCTGACATCGTGGATTATTTAGCAACCTACCTGACAAAAGGTCTCACCGGCGCACTGTCGTTCGATTTGGGGGGTAGGGTAGAGATCGGAGCCGACACGCATTTCCTGACAGTCAATGGCGGTACGCTCAGTGATTTCGCCGATACATTCTTTATAGATACGACCGAACCGATTCTCGATCTGGGGTTCCAAATTGATGTAACGGCAAGCCTGGCTGGGGCGGTAGGCTTTGGGTTGAGTGCTCCACGCCTTCCGACTATCAACGACGCGAAGAGAGAATTGGGCAATGCGAAGGACTGCGTAGGAAATGCCAAGCAATGTGTCGAGGACGCGGCTGACAACGCTCAAAATTTCATTAACAGTATTACCGACAGTGCCGGCAACATCATTCCGGGACTAAGTTTTGAGGATCTTGAAGACCGTTTTAAAGACGCTGTAGTTGATTTACGAGAAGGCGTCGGCTTCGTTGCAGGTGAGTTGACCGAAGCGGGCAAGCAGGCCGTCGACAAGCTGGTAGAGTTAGGCGAGCAAGGCTGGGAGATTTTAACGAAGCTGATAGGTGACTTGTTGTCAGCGGAAATCTCTTTGAAATTAGGACTAGAAGCGGAGCTTGCGTTGGAAGACGGTGCTGAACCGGGCAAGCTACGAGCTGGCGAGTTCATCGCTGATCCGTTAAGTAAAGTCTGCTTACTGGTAGGTATGAACGGTGGCATCTCAGCCAAATCCAATTTCCTTGGTGAAATTGGTTATGACGTCGAAATTGACTTCATTGACATTCCATGCGTGAAGACAACCACGGGAGGAAACAATGGTGACCCAAAACGAGTTGAAGAGTGGTTTGCCGAACCCATTGGATCGACCATTTTCATCTACGGAACCGCTTCGGCGGATGACTTCCGTATCACCAAAAACACCAATGGCGACATTCTTCTGTTCAATGGTGGTGCGTATCAAGTATTTGATTTCGACCCAAGCGATCCAGACCGGATACAAACAGTTCACGTGGACCTGCGAGGGGAGCTAACTCCGGTAGACAATCGCGTGGACGACACGATCCGCTCAAAGGACGGGGGCAACGACTCGGTGACAATCGCGAGCGTATTCTTTGATGAGATCGCAGTTGTCGTTAATGGTGGAAGTGGCAGCGACGTTATTACTGCCTATGACTCACGGAACGACAACTTCTACGATGGCGAAGTTGCATTCAGCGGCGGTGGTGGGAATGACACGCTGACCGGCGGAAACGGTCCGACCAATATCTTGCTCGGAGACCACGAGTCAGACCTGAGTATTTTTGGAGACGATACGATCAACGCTGGCCCGGGACCTGCGATTTTGTTGGGACAACGCGGAAATGATTTGCTACGCGGATTACAGCCTAATCTGGACACGGAGAACGGCTCCGGTGGGACGATGTCGGGAGGCTTAGGATTCGACCAATTGGACGTTGGTGATTTTTCAGATGGTGACTGGTTGCTGGTGGGGGGCGAATTGGTTGCGGAAAACGGACAACCTACGGGCGCAGATGCCGGTGGCTTCATTCTCGGCGGTCCGAAGGATGATACGATCATTGGCGGCCACGCGATTTTCGATGCTCCCTTGACATCGTTTGTGCCAATTCTCGGCACTGGTGATCGGTCGTGGCTAAGTGGTGGACCAGGGGATGACTTCGTGTTCGGCACGGCGGGAAATGACTTTCTGATTGGCGGTGAACTCAGTGGACAATCAAATTCTGGCGCTGACTTTCTGAGTGGTTTTGAGGGAACGGACCTGCTAAGTCCCGCGAATATTACGACCACCAGGGCAGTTGGCATCTGGGCTCCCTACGAAGTGGATTTCGACGAAAACGCTAGTCAAGGCGAAGTGATTTTGGGTGGCGATCTTGAAGATCTGTTTCTCATCGGTCCTGGGCTGACAGATTTGAGCCTCTACGGAGGTGCGGAGAACGACGTTTTCCTGTTCTCTGATAACTTCGTTTCTCCGAATGGAAAAGTTGATGAAATCGGCGGCGATATCCTGATCGATGGGGGCGGCGGAAACGAAAATCGCATCGCGTTCAATGACCTGGGCGGCGCCGCGAAAAACGTGGTCATTTCGGCCAGCCAAATTACTGGATTGACCGATGCAACAATTAGCTACCGAGGCGTATTCGATGAGCCATCAACCCACGATGGCATCATTGTCAACGCATCCGAGCGAAATGACGAGTTTCTGGTTTCAAGTGTAGACGTTGGCGATACTTGGCGTATCGTCGCCAACGGCGGTGACGATTCGTTTAGCGTTGCATCGACTCAGAGAGACAATAACGGCACGTTAGATGACATCCGAGGCAGACTTTCGATCATCGGTGGGGAAGACAATGATCGGATCTATCTCAATGATCGCAGTGCCGATAACGCCGCCGAGGAATTTCACTATTTGATCGAACCCGATTCCGTGACGGATCTCCCGCATTTGGAGGCCAGCGACCGAACCTTCGAAGGTGTCTTTTTTGATGGAACCACAGAAGATCTTCGGCTGGACGGCACTGATGCAGCGAATGTCTTCGACGTCTCACCCAGCGTCGACACCAAATTCTTTATCGATGGCAACCTTCCAGAAACGCAACGCGTTTGCGCCGCTGATGGGGACTTTTTGAGGCTCAATACCGAGGGTACCTTGGGACGCAAGTTGACCATTACGGATGTCGGCGATGGCTTCTGGTCGTTCGACCAGCCTCATCAACCTGTTTTCTTTGAAAGCATCGAGCGTTTTAATCATGTCGACATTATTGCTGTCACTGAACCTGCCGGTGCGGGCAGCGAACCGCGGGTCCGTGTTTTTGATGCAGAAACGCTCGAATTCAAATTTGAATTCCTAGCTTACGAACTTGACTACGAAAACGGAGTGCAGGTCGCCGTGGGCGACGTCAACGAAGATGGCCTGCCCGATGTCGTTACCATCCCCGGACGGCTACGTGCTCCCGATGTCCGCGTGTTTAACGGCGCCCCCATGGTGGGTGCCCAAGGCAGCGAAATTCCCGAACTGGGAATTCCGGCAATGCTTACTTACGGTGACGAGTACTTATGGGGTGGCCAAGTTGCCGTCGGGGACGTGACAGGAGACGGTTGCAATGAAATCGTGACGGCGTCAGGACGCAATATCGAAACTGTGAAAGTGTTCGGTCACGATCCAGGAATTGGCAACCCGAACATCAGTCAAAAACCGTTCACTGAAATTGCTAGCTTTGAACCGTTCGAAGACCTGCCTCAGTTCATGGGGGGGGCTTACGTTGCGGTAGCGGACTTCGACGGTGACGACGATGGAAACCGACGTGGCGACATCGTCGTCGGCGCTGGCTCGGGGCTGCCCAGCAAAGTGCGTGTATTCGAATCGGACGCCAATTTGACATTTACCCAAACTCGTCAGATTGATGACCCCGAGCAGGACACCGAGTTCGGGTTACAAGTCACCACCGGCGACATCAACGGTGATGAAATTCCTGATATCATCACCAGCCGACAATCAAGAGGTTCGTCTCAGGTCCACGTCTACGATGGACAAGTCAGCGGCAGTAACACTCCCATTCAAACGCTCACCGCCTTCACGGATCCAAGCCAAACAGCCCCCGTGTTGGTATCCAGTGCGGACTTCAACGAAGATGGCCTGGATGATCTCTATACCACCCAAGGCCCTGACGGCCGGAACGACTCCGAAGTTCGAGTATTTGACCAAAGAAACGATCAAATTGGGCTGGTCGACACACTGAGCGAGTCTCAAGTGAGCCTTGCGATTCAACTAGACCACGACATCCGACTAACTGGAACGCTCGACAGCCTTTTTAACTTGCTTAGCTTGCAAGAGAAATGGTTCAGTAGTGAAACAGGCCAAACCTTTTACCTAACACCCGCTGGAGATTTTTTCCAGTCAAACGGGGCCAACCATGCGGACTCAGAATTGATCGCTTCGATCGACAATTGTGTCTATCTGCATCCGCCACTGTTGCACCAAGCCTTTGATACGTACCTGGCGGCTAACTCCGACGCCGAAGCCCGAGTATCAGCACAAGGATACGCTGAACCGTCACTGGCAAGCACTATCGTTACTAATACTCTTGACCTTGGTCCTGGCTCGCTTCGTGCAGCAATTGAGTTTGCAAACGAAAACCCTGGTCCCGACTCGATCCTATTTGATATCCCTGGTGATGGCGTTCACACGATCACTGTCAACAGTGCCCTTCCCACGATCACCGATACAGTGATCATCGATGGAACCAACGAGCCGGGCTTTCAGGACTCACCTGTGGTTCAGATCGATGGGACCACAGCGGGAACAGGAGTCAACGGCTTCACGATTGACGCCGATTTCACGACCATCCGAGGGCTAGTCATCTCCGGCTTCACTGGCAACGGCCTGGAAGTTCTTTCGGATCATAATATCATCGCTGGCAATTACATCGGGACAGATGCCACCGGTTTGGCCGATCAAGGAAACTCGCGACACGGGATCCTGGTCAGGAACGCCTCGGGAAATACCATCGGTGGACTCACGCAGGAGGACCGAAACATTGTCTCGGGCAACGATCAGTTTGGGATTTATTTACTCGGCTCAGGGTCGACGGACAATGACATCCGAGGAAACTTTATTGGCACAGATGTGACTGGTCTTAGCGAATTAGGAAACTTCGGCAGTGGAATCGTGATCAGCAATGCGTCATTTAACCTCATCGGGGGAAGAAATGAAGCGGCTAGAAATGTGATTTCGGGTAACCTTCGATCTGGCATTTACCTGATTCGGGACGGTGCTACCGATAACCAGATCGCGGGCAACTACATCGGTACCGATGTTACTGGCACGAGAGAACTGGGCAACCGGCTCAGTGGAGTCGTGATCCAGGACGGGTCAAACAACACAGTCGGCGCGATCGAAGAGGTTGGGGGAAACATCATTTCTGCCAATGGCGAGTACGGTGTGCGAGTCTTCGGCACCAGAGCGGGTGAAAACCTGATCGCAAATAATTACATCGGCACCACCACAGATGGACTGTCCGATCTCGGGAACACTCTCAGTGGTGTCCTTCTATCAAATTCATCCGACAACGGCGTCGACAGCAACGTGATCTCCGGAAATGATCAGTTTGGCGTCTATATCCTTGGCTCAGGTTCGACTAATAACACCATTGAAGGAAACTTCATCGGCACCGATGCGACCGGTTCCAACGCCATCGGTAACCGCGGCAGTGGTATTGTGATCAGCAATGCGTCCCGAAATCTTATCGGCGGAACGACGCCATCGGCCGGTAACGTGATTTCGGGGAACCTTCGTTCAGGTGTCTACCTCCTTCGGGACAGTGCCAACGACAACCGAATCGAGGGCAACTATATCGGGACCGATTCCACCGGCATGGGGGACGTGGGAAACCGGCTCAGCGGCGTCGTCGTCCAGTCGGGGGCCAACAATACGATCGGTGGTACCGCGGTCGGCGCGGGTAACAGGATCGCCAACAACGGTGCCGACGGGATCAGCATCCTGAATAATCAGGCGTTCAACAACGCGATCACACGCAACTCGATCGAGTCCAATGTCGGACTGGGAATCGATCTGGGTTCCAACGGTGCGGCCAGCAATGACGCTGGCGATGCTGATACAGGCGCCAATCGGTTGCAGAACACCGCGACATCGTTGGGCGTTGAGGTTACCGTCACGGGAAGCACTGCGTTGATCGAGTTTGAATATCAGGTCGATACTCTGCCCGCCAACGCAACGTTCCCCTTGACCGTGGAGTTTTTCCTGTCCGACGCGAGCGGCCAGGGGATCCACTTCCTCACCGATGACATCTATAGCACGGCTGATCAATCGACAGGATTAAAGCTGTTCAGTCAGAGCTTCCCGATCAGTTCATTCTCGTTCACTCCCGAGTTCGGCAGTGCAACCGTTACTGATGCGGCCGGCAACACGAGCGAGTTCAGTTCGGCCGTGCCGATCACCTTAGCCGCCGGTGGGATGGGTGAACCGTTGGCCTTGCTAGCCCCCACTCCGAAGGTCGCCTACGACTCACTCGATGTAAATCGAAATGGTGACGTCACATCTATCGATGCTTTGATGGTCATCAATGCATTGAACGAAAGTGAAACTTCCAAACGGACCGATGTCAACGAAGCGATCATTCAGCTTGACGTCAACCGTGACGGCTCTGTGACCGCCTTAGACGCTTTGTTGGTGATCAACCAATTGAACCAGAAAGACTCTGCGTCTACGGAACTCAGCGTCGAAGAACGCTTCGATGCCGTGTTTGCCGAAATGGAACAAGACGCCTTCAACGACGATGAGATTCTTGAGGAAAGCTTGCTGTTCTGA
- a CDS encoding sugar transferase codes for MTKRTFDIVVSALLLLILAPLLIVVAVLVRADGGPVFYNAIRAGRDKKPISTPKFRSMIVNADNFLDSSGRPTKDRITKVGRVLRRFSFDELPQLFSVLIGTMSIVGPRPILISDAEQIDAQFDLRFRARPGITGLAQVSGRNSITWTKRYELDCQYVRDWSFLLDLKILRRTISVVLFGIGMSMDRNPDQARP; via the coding sequence ATGACGAAACGCACATTTGACATCGTCGTGTCAGCATTACTGCTGTTAATTCTGGCCCCTCTGTTGATTGTTGTGGCGGTATTGGTGCGTGCTGATGGTGGGCCCGTTTTCTACAATGCGATTCGTGCAGGTAGAGACAAAAAACCAATTTCCACTCCCAAGTTTCGAAGCATGATTGTCAACGCCGACAACTTTCTCGACTCCAGTGGACGTCCCACCAAAGACCGAATCACAAAAGTGGGACGGGTTTTGCGGCGGTTTAGCTTCGATGAGCTACCGCAGCTATTCAGTGTTTTGATAGGCACGATGTCGATCGTGGGCCCACGCCCCATTCTAATCTCGGATGCCGAGCAGATTGATGCTCAGTTCGATTTGCGATTCCGAGCGAGACCTGGGATAACAGGGCTTGCTCAGGTTTCTGGTCGAAACTCAATCACCTGGACGAAACGATATGAACTGGATTGTCAGTATGTTCGCGACTGGTCATTCTTGCTGGACTTGAAAATTTTACGAAGAACGATCTCGGTCGTACTCTTCGGAATCGGAATGAGCATGGATCGCAATCCGGACCAAGCCAGACCTTAA
- a CDS encoding sulfotransferase, translating into MKRTDPEMVEKYQKDLGEESFLEKLNVNLQSFDQSLHADDLLYHPSVYVYGVPRSGTTLLYQYIAAHLSVDYISNLTAAFWEAPVVGLKLSKKLLGSDRTLETSSHYGRTRDPAGAHEFGYFWANHLRYSSLKEPTDLERDSVDWETLRQTIGRMSQVNCRPIAFKPLMAGWYAERMHSEIPRSLFVWIRRDRIQNAMSILQMRREMLGSEEKWMSLIPFAYEQLKELPAWDQIAGQVWHIEHSFQQQFDSLPNDRKLCVQYEDFCSDPATTIAEIAGLLQRQGINPGCIKMNPNALRANQRDIKSDPVYTKIADAFDRLDQTMSD; encoded by the coding sequence ATGAAAAGAACCGATCCTGAAATGGTTGAGAAGTACCAGAAGGATCTGGGCGAGGAGTCGTTTCTGGAGAAACTCAATGTGAATTTGCAGTCTTTCGATCAGAGCCTTCACGCTGACGACTTATTGTATCATCCGAGTGTTTATGTATACGGAGTGCCCCGTAGTGGTACGACATTGCTCTATCAATACATCGCAGCACACTTGTCGGTTGACTACATCAGCAACCTGACGGCGGCCTTTTGGGAAGCACCAGTCGTCGGTTTGAAACTGTCAAAAAAGCTCTTGGGATCCGATCGGACGCTCGAAACCAGTTCTCATTACGGCCGGACGAGGGATCCCGCAGGGGCGCATGAGTTCGGCTATTTTTGGGCAAATCACCTTCGCTACTCATCGCTCAAAGAACCGACCGATCTGGAGCGAGACTCGGTTGATTGGGAAACGCTCCGTCAAACGATCGGTCGAATGTCGCAAGTCAATTGTCGTCCAATTGCATTTAAACCGTTGATGGCGGGGTGGTATGCTGAACGAATGCACTCAGAGATTCCGAGAAGTCTTTTCGTCTGGATTCGCCGTGACCGAATCCAAAATGCAATGTCGATCCTACAGATGCGACGAGAGATGCTTGGGTCGGAAGAAAAATGGATGTCGCTGATTCCCTTTGCTTACGAGCAGTTAAAGGAGTTGCCAGCGTGGGACCAAATCGCGGGGCAGGTGTGGCACATCGAGCATAGTTTTCAGCAACAGTTCGACAGTTTGCCCAACGATCGAAAACTGTGTGTTCAGTACGAAGATTTCTGTTCTGATCCGGCGACGACAATAGCTGAGATTGCTGGACTGCTCCAGCGGCAAGGTATCAACCCCGGATGCATCAAAATGAACCCGAACGCATTGCGGGCGAATCAGCGTGATATCAAATCAGACCCGGTATACACGAAAATCGCGGACGCGTTCGATCGGCTTGATCAAACGATGTCGGATTAA
- a CDS encoding glycosyltransferase family 4 protein: protein MTSDSPTDISEGPSQPLVVQITTVPQTLYRLFPAVITFLKQKDYKIKAISSAGSWKKSDEVAEFLNIEIGEVNLSRSFSPVRDFVALLQTMRMLRRWRPEIVHCHTPKGGLIGGLASWLVRVPCRIYTVRGLPHTTATGVMRFLLLTSERVSCAMAHRIILVSPSVRDELISLRIGDRAKMVVPGSGSAQGVDADRRFDPVQVRSRYPASARSELGIAESDFVVGFVGRLTRDKGVKELWETWQRVREFSPDSHLVIAGANNEPRRGDVDEVLESLNQDTHVHIVGNVEAIEKYYVAMDLLLFPSYREGFSNAILEASAMAMPTVAFDVVGCRDGVRDGVTGFLVPVHDSNAMADRVIQLCRDGKMRRQLGRDAREWVLREFQPSDRLVMLEQEYSTLLSKRITL from the coding sequence ATGACATCGGATTCACCAACTGACATATCGGAGGGTCCGTCGCAACCCCTGGTCGTGCAGATCACCACCGTTCCACAGACTCTTTACCGACTTTTTCCCGCTGTAATCACATTTCTGAAACAGAAGGACTACAAGATTAAGGCGATTAGCTCGGCGGGAAGCTGGAAGAAAAGTGATGAAGTTGCCGAGTTTCTCAACATTGAGATTGGCGAGGTAAATCTTTCGAGGAGCTTCAGCCCGGTTCGGGACTTTGTCGCGCTCCTGCAAACGATGAGAATGCTCCGTCGTTGGCGCCCGGAGATCGTTCATTGCCACACTCCCAAAGGTGGACTCATTGGTGGCCTTGCGTCCTGGTTGGTGCGAGTACCCTGCCGAATTTATACGGTACGCGGGCTCCCTCATACGACGGCGACGGGGGTGATGAGATTCTTATTGCTTACAAGTGAACGTGTCTCTTGCGCGATGGCGCACCGTATTATATTGGTTAGCCCGTCCGTTCGTGATGAGTTGATCTCGCTCAGAATCGGGGATCGAGCGAAAATGGTTGTGCCTGGAAGCGGTTCTGCGCAAGGCGTCGATGCAGATAGACGTTTTGATCCAGTGCAGGTTCGCTCCCGATACCCAGCATCTGCTCGAAGTGAGCTCGGAATTGCCGAGTCCGACTTTGTCGTTGGGTTCGTGGGGCGTCTTACTCGTGACAAAGGCGTTAAAGAGCTCTGGGAGACTTGGCAACGTGTTCGCGAGTTCTCGCCTGATAGCCACTTGGTTATTGCCGGTGCGAATAACGAACCTCGTCGAGGTGATGTCGACGAAGTCTTGGAGTCGCTCAACCAAGACACCCACGTTCACATCGTCGGAAATGTCGAGGCCATCGAAAAGTACTATGTTGCCATGGATCTCCTTTTATTTCCTTCCTATCGTGAGGGTTTCTCCAATGCGATACTTGAAGCCTCGGCAATGGCGATGCCGACTGTTGCCTTTGATGTCGTTGGGTGTCGAGATGGAGTCCGAGATGGAGTTACTGGATTTCTAGTTCCGGTTCATGACAGCAACGCCATGGCGGATCGCGTCATTCAGCTTTGTCGAGACGGAAAGATGCGACGCCAACTCGGACGCGATGCCAGAGAATGGGTGCTTCGAGAATTTCAACCATCCGATCGTCTTGTGATGCTCGAACAAGAGTATTCAACGCTTCTTTCCAAGAGAATTACGCTATGA